Part of the Lujinxingia vulgaris genome, AGTGATCGACGTCGCCGGCGCAGATGGCGGCGTCGTAGCTCACGCCGGCGGTCAGGGCGGTGGCCTGGGCGAAGGTGTCGTTGGGTTCGCCATTGTCGGCATCGGCGCAGATGGGACCGCAGCCGCTGGTGTCGAAGTTACAGGCGCTGGTGCAGCTCAGCGTGCCCGCGCCAAAGCCCAGCGAGGTGCAGGACTCGCCGCCGAGGTCGGCACCGTCGCAAGATTCGGAGGACTGGTTGACTTCGGCGTCGCCGCAGACCGGGTTCATGGTGCATGCGGAGGTGTCAAAGCCACAGGAGGTGTTGCAGCTCAAGGAGCCGCCGTCGAAGCCCTGCGTGATGCAGGTTTCGCCATTGAGGTCGATGCCGTCGCACGCTTCGGAGGACTGGTTGACTTCGGCGTCGCCGCAGACGGCGTCGATGGTGCATGCGGAGGTGTCGAAACCACAGGAGGTGTTGCAGCTCAAGGAGCCGCCGTCGAAGCCCTGGGTGATGCAGGTCTCGCCGTTGAGGTCTGCGCCGTCGCACTCTTCGGAGGACTGGTTGACTTCGGCGTCGCCGCAGACCGGGTTCATGGTGCAGGCAGAGGTGTCGAAGCCGCAGGTGTCGGAGCAGCCGAGGGTGCCGCCATCAAAGCCCTGAGTGATGCAGGTTTCGCCAGCGAGGTCAGCGCCGTCGCAGGCTTCTTCGTCGGTGTTGACGGCGTCATCACCGCAGACCGGGTCGATGGTGCATGCGGAGGTGTCGAAGCCGCAGGTGTCGGAGCAGCCGAGGATGCCGCCATCAAAGCCCTGAGTGATGCAGGTCTCACCGTTGAGGTCTGCGCCGTCGCAGGTTTCGTCGTCGGTGTTGACTTCGTCGTCGCCGCAGATGGGGTCGAAGAAGCAGCCGGAGGTGTCGAAGCCGCAGCTCTCGGAGCAACCGAGCTCGCCGCCGTCGAAGCCCTGGGTGATGCAGGTCTCTTCGCCGAGGTCTGCGCCGTCGCAGGCTTCGGTTTCTTGATTGAGTTCGTCGTCGCCGCATGTTTTGGGGACTTCGTTAAAACACGCGGTGGTGTCGATCTCGCAGGAAGTGGAGCAGCCGAGTTCGCCGCCGTCGAAGCCCTGGGTGGTGCAGGTTTCGCCGCCGAAGTCGGAGCCGTCGCAGGCCTCTTCGCCCTCCATGAGGTCATCGCCGCAGGTGGGGCCGGGATCGATGTCGGTATCTTCTCCGGCGTCGTCAACCGGATCGGTGTCCGCGTCGGCATCTTCACCGGGGTCGGTGTCTTCGCCGGCGTCGGTCTCGTCGATGATGTCGGTGTCGATGTCGGGGCGGACGTCGTCATCGGTGCCGCAGGCGCTCAGGGCCAGGGCGAAGAAGATGGCGAGCATCGAGAGGCCCAGGGGCTTGCGCGGCGACGATGTGTGAGGGAGGTTGGGGTGCATACAATACTCCAGCAGCGGGCGTACGGAGGTTCCAGGTCAAGTGCCGATTTGCTCATGTTTTCAGCCGCTTAGATGGCGGTTGAGCGTCGGCGGTGGCGAGAAAGGCGGGCACCTTTTCATATTTTTTTATCGATGTCCAATGTGTGGCCATGTAGGGCCAAAACGGTGGTGTGGTGAGCGATGACGAGGAGAGATGCGATGGAGACTCAGCAACCGGAAGATACTAAAAAGACGTTGAAGATCGTGCTGATCGTGCTGGGCGTGACCGCAGTGTTGAGCCTGCTGTGCTGCGGCGGGGCGGCTTTTCTGGGGGTGGGGGCGTTCAACGAGCTGGCCGATATGGAAAAGGCCTACTACCCGGAGTGCGAGGGCCTTGAGGACGATAAGGCGTGCGCGAGCTGCTGCCGGGAGCGCGGCCACAGCGGGCACGCCTATGGCGACTGGATCAATGAGGAGGGCAAGATCTGCGGGTGTCTGGGCGATGGGAAGCCCGACGGGGTGGCGCCAATGGGAGAGGGGGGCGCGGCGGGGGAGTGAGGGGAGGTTGTGACGTATGAAAAAGCCGGCGCCCTGTGAGGGGCGCCGGCTTTTTCGGGTGTAGATAACGCGCGCCGCCCGGGTGGGGGGCAGCGCTGACAGCGTGTCAGCAGGACAGATTTTGCAGGTCAATCTCGTAGTGAATCTCGTATTGATCGGCGAGCAAATATTGCATGGCGATGGCGAGGGTTTCCGGCCGTGGGTTTGGAGAAGCGGCCGGGGAAATCGTGATGGTATGGGTCGCCTGGTCGGGGAAATCTATTGTGAGAAAATTGCCGCTGACGGTCGCCAGGGTGACCATGGGAAAGTCGGTGGTGGGTGAGAAGGTCAGAACAAGGTCGGCGGAACAGTTTTCGGGGACGTTAAAGGTAAAGACCTCAACCTCGTCGCCTCCGCAGAAGGCGTCTTGAACGGGGAAGTCTCCCGAAGCGATAGCGACGGCTTGATCGATGGAGTTGTTGGGTTCGGGGCCTTCAAACGCGGCGCAGTCGATAGGAGGGGGGAGCAGGACGCAGTTGGACGTGTCGATCGCGTCGCAGGTGTCGCTGCAGGTGAGCCAACCTTCATCAAACCCCTGAGTTTCGCAGGATTCGCCGTCGAACGCCTGAAGGTCGCAGATCTCGGAGGGCTGGTTAACTTCTCCGTCGCCGCAGTAGGGGTTGGTGATGCACTCCGATTGGTCGAGCTCGCAGTTGGTCGTGCAACTGAGTTCGCCTCCATCCCATCCGAGAGAGACACAGGTCTCGCCAGCGAAGTCACTGCCGTCGCAGTCCTCGCCAGGCTGGTTAACGCTATCGTCGCCGCAGACGGGGTCTCGGGTACAGCCCGAGGTATCAAGGGTGCAGGTCTCGGAACAGCCAAGCTCGCCGCCATCGAATCCGAGTGAGGCGCACGTCAGGTCGCCCAGGGCTGTGCCGTCGCAGACTTCGCCGGCGGCGTTGATGAGGTTGTCGCCGCAGAAGGGATCTTCGTCGGGCGGGTCGGTGTCAGCAGCGTCGGTGTCGGTGTCTGCGTCTACGCCGGGAGCGGTGTCCGCAGTATCGGCGTCGTTGCCGGCGTCTGTGCCGGGGTCGGTGTCCGCAGTGTCGGCGTCTGTGTTGGGATCGGCGTCGCTGACGTTGCCTGTGTCGGAGGTATCGGAGGCCGGGAGGTCGTCGCCACTGCATGCAGCAAGGGATAGTGTCAGTAAACAGACGAGTGAGATGCGGGTGCTGCGAGTGAGGTTATGAGCGTGCAAGCCAAACATAGAGAGGCTCCATCAAGAGTGATCGATGCGGTGCGATGTGAATTCCTTGCGGTGTGTGGTTGTGACGTCGGGACGGCAGCACATATTCACAAAAGAGTTGAGTTCGGCTCAGTCGTTAGAAAGAGCATGTCGGGATGAGCGCGTATTGTGCCGTGAGAGCGCGTTGGCGTCGCGTTGGTCTGCGGCATCGCGAGCATCGCGTGTATCGTTGCGAAGCTGTGGGGATGAACGCCTCGCCATAAGTGTTGCGCCTTGCCCGCGTTCCTTTCGAGCTCGTAGCCAGTGGCATCACCATCTGCTCACGGTGTCGTAAAGACGCTGGTGAGGGGGGAGATGAGACC contains:
- a CDS encoding PPC domain-containing protein, which encodes MHPNLPHTSSPRKPLGLSMLAIFFALALSACGTDDDVRPDIDTDIIDETDAGEDTDPGEDADADTDPVDDAGEDTDIDPGPTCGDDLMEGEEACDGSDFGGETCTTQGFDGGELGCSTSCEIDTTACFNEVPKTCGDDELNQETEACDGADLGEETCITQGFDGGELGCSESCGFDTSGCFFDPICGDDEVNTDDETCDGADLNGETCITQGFDGGILGCSDTCGFDTSACTIDPVCGDDAVNTDEEACDGADLAGETCITQGFDGGTLGCSDTCGFDTSACTMNPVCGDAEVNQSSEECDGADLNGETCITQGFDGGSLSCNTSCGFDTSACTIDAVCGDAEVNQSSEACDGIDLNGETCITQGFDGGSLSCNTSCGFDTSACTMNPVCGDAEVNQSSESCDGADLGGESCTSLGFGAGTLSCTSACNFDTSGCGPICADADNGEPNDTFAQATALTAGVSYDAAICAGDVDHFTIDVAVGCSIDADLIITGSGFTSSQDIDLELSTQNKRLTKSASGGNFPEDVTGSASTSRYYLSVEPYQDASTAYTLTADAISCPAAPSCPTDDIFEPNDNHLASYALEGPLAYLDAALCVAGTDDWYEVYVQEGCTLDVDLTFNHEAGDLDLRLYAPNSTATSSLVFSLSSTDNEALSYVATQSGAYMIKVDGWNDATNTYGFRAEVTCPANLELSCPADDIFAPNHSTSTAVSIAPTDSVDAILCGERGVFGITNHSDFYQVEVPETGDLTVTLVSHYPLGDLNVALLDAAGERVRTTDSLQTYSESFTEFDIAPGTYTLEVYGNTSVEYGKYNLRTELTPVP